GCCTGTTCTGTTAAAAGGTCGACAATCTTACCTTTGCCTTCGTCACCCCACTGGGTGCCGAGTACGACTACATTTTTGCCCATTGTTTGCTGCAAGGTTGTGGTATAAAGGGGAATTTTAACAGATTTTTAGGGGGCAAAGGCAAGTTTTTTATGAAAAAATAATCAACAAAACCACACCCGCCGTGAATAAAGATCCACCTAAACGTCTGAGTACGTTTTGATTTTGCTTAGAAATCTCTAACAAATAATTTTTCCACTGCTCAGGGAAGATCATTGGCCCGATCCCTTCGAGGATCAAAACCATAGCGATCGCCACCATGATTGTTTCGAAACTCATATCAATTCCTTATCTTTTCAGCTGCAACTTACTCATTTGTTACCCAAAGCTGTTGTTCTCTATAGAAACTACATCCCCTTGCTAGTTTGCCACCAAGGGTAAATTCCAGGCAATAAAAAACCCAGCATATAGCTGGGCTTTCGTAATTCCAAAAACGAATTAACGCTTCGAGAATTGTGGCTTACGACGTGCTTTACGTAGACCAACTTTCTTACGCTCAACTTCACGAGCATCACGGGTAACGAAACCAGCAGCGCGTAGAGTAGGACGTAGAGATTCATCTAGTTGCATCAGTGCACGGGTAATACCGTGACGGATAGCACCTGCTTGGCCGGTAGTACCACCGCCCTTAACAGTTACGTAGATGTCTAGTTTTTCAGTCATTTCAACTAGCTCTAGTGGTTGACGAACAACCATACGAGCCGTTTCACGACCAAAGTAAACATCAAGAGGACGTTGGTTAACAACGATGTTGCCACTACCTACTTTTGCGAATACGCGAGCAGTAGAAGTTTTGCGACGGCCAGTGCCGTAGTACTGAGATGCAGACATTTCTTACTCCCGTTTAGATATCAAGAACTTGTGGTTGTTGTGCAGCGTGGTTATGCTCAGCGCCAGTGTAAACTTTTAGTTTACGGAACATAGCGCGACCTAAAGGACCTTTAGGTAACATACCCTTAACTGCTTTCTCGATGATCATTTCAGGCTTGTGAGCTTGAAGCTTCTCAAAGCTGATTTGCTTGATGCCACCTGGGAAGCCTGAGTGCGAGTAGTAAGTCTTACCAGCAGCTTTGTTACCAGTTACAGTCACTTTTTCAGCGTTGATAACGATGATGTAATCACCAGTGTCAACGTGAGGAGTGTATTCTGGCTTGTGCTTACCACGTAGGCGAGCAGCAATTTCAGTAGCGATACGACCTAAAGTTTTGCCGTCTGCGTCAACGACATACCAGTCACGAGTTACAGTTTCTGGTGTAGCAGTAAAAGTTTTCATTATTTCAAAAAACCCAAAGTTTAAATTCTGTCACACATGTTGATTGCATTTACAAACAACACAAAGATGCCGATTCCATGCCCCTTCGAGCAAGAATTCTGGCTTATAACTTCCGCCTCACATGGCGGAGTAACGTGGGCAGGTGGCGGATTATACGTAATATCGCATTAAAAATCACCTGATTTTTGAAAGAAAAATGGTGATTTATTAGATAAGCCGAATTTGCCGCAGATCCGCTACGGCAAATGCTCTAAAGTGAGGTAGTCGTGAGACTGCATTTCGATTAAACGCGAACGGCACCGGCGGAACTCAAAACTTAGCTGACCGTCAGTGTATATCGACTCAAGCTCGACTTCAGCCGAGATAATCAACTTCACATTGCGCTCGTAAAACTCATCAACCATGGCAAGGAAACGTCTGGCAATATCATCACCTGTTGACTGCGCCCCCATTTGCTCAAGACCGCTTAATAATACAGTATGATAAACCCTAGCGATCTCCATATAGTCTCGTTGCGATCGAGGCCCATCGCATAAGTCGCGAAAGTTGGCGAGTAACACACCTTGTGATTGCTGACGGATCGGAATATGCCTGCCGTCGATCTCAATGGGATCATTTAGCACTTCAGACTCAGGCGCAAGCTGCGCAAAATACTTAAGCAAGTTAACGTCGGCTTGTTCATCTAACGGGTAATGATAAATCTCAGCTTGCTCAAGCGTGCGCAAACGATAGTCAATCCCTGAGTCTACATTTAATACTTGGCAATGTTTGTTTATCAGCGCAATGGCCGGCAAAAAGCGAGCACGTTGCAGACCATTCTTATATAAGTCGTCAGGAATAATGTTTGAAGTCGCAACCAGTACTACACCATTTTTAAACAGTTGCTCAAACAAGGTGCCCAACAACATGGCGTCAGTAATGTCTGAGACGAAGAACTCGTCAAAACAAATCACCTGATATTGTTTCGCCATTTTACTGGCGATCGACACAAGTGGGTCTTGTACACCTTTAAGCTGATCTAACTCATGATGTAACTGATGCATAAAGCGATGAAAATGCGCTCTTAATTTTTTGTCACCAGGTAAGGCATCATAAAAGGTATCCATTAGGTAAGTTTTGCCGCGCCCAACGCCACCCCACAAATATAAGCCCTGTACCTGCTCAGCTTTATTCTTGTCAAATGAGCTGCCAAATAAGC
This DNA window, taken from Shewanella maritima, encodes the following:
- the rplM gene encoding 50S ribosomal protein L13, which gives rise to MKTFTATPETVTRDWYVVDADGKTLGRIATEIAARLRGKHKPEYTPHVDTGDYIIVINAEKVTVTGNKAAGKTYYSHSGFPGGIKQISFEKLQAHKPEMIIEKAVKGMLPKGPLGRAMFRKLKVYTGAEHNHAAQQPQVLDI
- the rpsI gene encoding 30S ribosomal protein S9, with the protein product MSASQYYGTGRRKTSTARVFAKVGSGNIVVNQRPLDVYFGRETARMVVRQPLELVEMTEKLDIYVTVKGGGTTGQAGAIRHGITRALMQLDESLRPTLRAAGFVTRDAREVERKKVGLRKARRKPQFSKR
- a CDS encoding DUF2065 domain-containing protein; this translates as MSFETIMVAIAMVLILEGIGPMIFPEQWKNYLLEISKQNQNVLRRLGGSLFTAGVVLLIIFS